In one window of Rhodopseudomonas palustris HaA2 DNA:
- the queF gene encoding preQ(1) synthase → MSRSPRKTSKSAGLQLGRAVAWPATPDAAQIDRVPNPQAGTDYLVRFTAPEFTSLCPVTGQPDFAHLVIDYAPGAWLVESKSLKLYLASFRNHGGFHEDCTVSIGKRIAAEIKPKWLRIGGYWYPRGGIPIDVFWQTGKLPKNVWVPDQGVATYRGRG, encoded by the coding sequence ATGTCCAGATCGCCCCGCAAAACCTCCAAATCAGCCGGCCTGCAACTCGGCCGCGCCGTCGCCTGGCCGGCCACGCCCGACGCCGCCCAGATCGACCGCGTCCCCAATCCGCAGGCCGGCACCGATTATCTGGTGCGCTTCACCGCGCCGGAATTCACCTCGCTGTGTCCGGTCACCGGCCAGCCGGACTTCGCCCATCTGGTGATCGACTACGCGCCGGGCGCCTGGCTGGTGGAATCGAAATCGCTGAAGCTGTATCTCGCCAGCTTCCGCAATCACGGCGGCTTCCACGAGGACTGCACGGTGTCGATCGGCAAGCGGATCGCTGCCGAGATCAAGCCGAAATGGCTGCGCATCGGCGGCTATTGGTATCCGCGCGGAGGAATTCCGATCGATGTGTTCTGGCAGACCGGGAAACTGCCGAAAAACGTCTGGGTGCCGGATCAGGGCGTCGCAACCTATCGCGGGCGTGGATAA
- a CDS encoding glucan biosynthesis protein G, with amino-acid sequence MNRRQVLTGLAAIPLLQSQARSSFAQAADKSQPFDPSVVRQLARELAGKPYQTPDSKLPSPLANLNYDAYREIRFNPERALWRSDHLPFQVQFFHRGFLYNNRINIYEVTGGQAKPVPYRAGDFSFGDTPPPSPDADLGFGGFRIHAPINKPDYYDELCVFLGASYFRAVAKGEQYGLSARGLTVDTGQSGGEEFPLFKAFWLERPSPDASSMVVHALLDSKSVAGAYRFTIRPGDTTVFDVEAAVYPRVDLQHAGLAPMTSMFFFGPNDPADAADFRPAVHDSEGLGIFNGRGEQLWRPLCNPRDLQISSFADQNPRGFGLMQRERKFEAYQDLESRFEMRPSLWAEPIGDWGEGVVKLVEIPTKEEVHDNIASFWEPKGPLKAKGEHIYTYRLHWGPDTPKPSALARFTRTGVSARADNDRLFVLDITGDKLRGLDPGAVRGQVTTNKGEIRNVVSLPNPLTDGWRLSFNLITDQPPIELRAILMAGDTALSEVWVYRWVP; translated from the coding sequence TTGAATCGTCGGCAGGTTCTCACTGGTCTTGCAGCGATTCCGCTGTTGCAGTCCCAGGCCCGCTCGTCGTTCGCGCAGGCCGCGGATAAATCCCAACCCTTCGATCCCTCGGTGGTGCGCCAGTTGGCGCGCGAGCTCGCGGGCAAGCCGTATCAGACGCCCGACAGCAAGCTGCCATCACCGCTCGCTAACCTCAACTACGACGCCTACCGCGAAATCCGCTTCAATCCGGAGCGTGCGCTGTGGCGCAGCGATCACCTGCCGTTTCAGGTGCAGTTCTTCCATCGCGGCTTTCTCTACAACAACCGCATCAACATCTACGAAGTGACAGGTGGTCAGGCGAAGCCTGTCCCATATCGCGCCGGCGACTTCTCGTTCGGTGACACGCCGCCGCCATCGCCGGACGCCGATCTCGGCTTCGGCGGTTTCCGGATTCACGCCCCGATTAACAAGCCGGACTACTACGACGAGCTCTGCGTCTTCCTCGGCGCATCGTATTTTCGTGCGGTGGCGAAAGGCGAGCAGTACGGCCTGTCCGCGCGCGGACTGACGGTCGACACTGGGCAGAGCGGCGGCGAGGAGTTTCCGCTTTTCAAGGCGTTCTGGCTGGAGCGGCCATCTCCCGACGCTTCGTCGATGGTGGTGCACGCCCTACTCGACAGCAAGAGCGTCGCCGGCGCCTATCGGTTCACTATACGTCCGGGCGACACCACGGTGTTCGACGTCGAAGCTGCGGTCTATCCGCGCGTCGATCTGCAGCATGCCGGCCTCGCGCCGATGACCAGCATGTTCTTCTTCGGACCGAACGACCCCGCCGATGCGGCGGATTTTAGACCCGCGGTGCACGATTCCGAGGGGCTGGGAATCTTCAACGGCCGCGGCGAGCAATTGTGGCGCCCGCTGTGCAATCCGCGCGACCTGCAGATCAGTTCGTTCGCCGACCAGAACCCGCGCGGCTTCGGCCTGATGCAGCGGGAGCGAAAATTCGAGGCCTATCAGGATTTGGAGTCGCGCTTCGAAATGCGGCCGAGCTTGTGGGCCGAGCCGATCGGCGACTGGGGCGAAGGCGTGGTGAAGCTGGTCGAGATTCCGACCAAGGAAGAAGTCCACGACAACATCGCTTCGTTCTGGGAGCCGAAGGGGCCGCTCAAGGCCAAGGGCGAGCACATCTACACCTACCGCCTGCATTGGGGGCCGGACACGCCGAAGCCGTCCGCGCTGGCCCGCTTCACCCGCACCGGCGTCAGTGCGCGCGCCGACAACGACCGGCTGTTCGTGCTCGATATCACCGGCGACAAGCTGAGGGGCCTCGATCCCGGAGCGGTTCGAGGCCAAGTCACGACCAACAAGGGGGAGATCCGCAACGTGGTCAGCCTGCCGAACCCGCTGACTGACGGCTGGCGGCTCAGCTTCAACCTGATCACCGATCAGCCGCCGATCGAGCTCCGCGCTATCCTGATGGCGGGCGACACCGCGCTATCCGAAGTCTGGGTCTATCGATGGGTCCCGTAG
- the mdoH gene encoding glucans biosynthesis glucosyltransferase MdoH: protein MGAAEAEIVLGLPDPLPADAPLAMPVQSFTEAPEPVHLPSASSGRWRRSLIMLATALLTYAGVDEMYEVLKVGGVTIIEGIVLALFAVLFAWVALSFVSGLAGFAALLRGWRDNLDLDTDGPLPAVSAKVAMLLPTYNEDPQTVLARLQATRESTDATGSGAQFDWYILSDTTDPAVWALEEKCFLALATTNTRLFYRHRPDNHARKSGNIEDWVKRFGGGYDFMVILDADSVMTGDALVRLAAAMERHPDVGLIQTLPVVVNARSLFARLQQFAGRMYGPMIAAGVAWWHGSESNYWGHNAIIRVAAFAACTGLPNLSGRKPFGGSILSHDFVEAALLRRAGWRIHMVPTLRGSYEEVPPTMLDFAARDRRWCQGNLQHAAILPAHGLHWVSRLHFLTGIGAYITAPMWLAFLVAGILISLQAQYVRPEYFPKDFSLFPVWPAQDPIRAAWVFAATMGLLIVPKLLALILVLIRRDTRLGFGGGFRAFAGLMFETLMSGLTAPVMMIFQSTAVGQIVMGQDSGWQLQHRGDGSIPFGDVARRYALPTLIGIAMATSALLVSWPLFWWMTPVVLGLVLAIPVAALTNRSTSARPALLATPEDLDPPPILARVRDIAATLPASEGEDDPLVAFRQNRPLFDLHIAGLSHHPPRARGRVDPNLALARAMVDDADYFEEIVAWLNKPEKRALMGNADLLRRVVAMPASPEHAGESH, encoded by the coding sequence ATGGGCGCGGCCGAGGCCGAGATCGTGCTGGGGCTGCCAGATCCCCTCCCTGCAGACGCCCCGCTGGCGATGCCCGTGCAATCCTTCACCGAGGCTCCCGAGCCCGTGCATCTGCCGTCGGCCAGCTCCGGCCGATGGCGTCGGTCGCTGATCATGCTGGCCACGGCGCTGCTGACCTATGCGGGCGTCGACGAGATGTATGAGGTCCTCAAGGTCGGCGGCGTCACCATCATCGAAGGCATCGTGCTGGCGCTGTTCGCCGTACTGTTCGCGTGGGTGGCGCTGTCGTTCGTCTCCGGGCTCGCCGGCTTTGCCGCGCTGCTCCGCGGCTGGCGCGACAACCTCGATCTCGACACCGATGGCCCGCTACCTGCGGTGAGCGCCAAAGTCGCAATGCTGCTGCCGACCTACAACGAAGACCCGCAAACCGTCCTCGCCCGCCTGCAGGCGACCCGCGAGTCGACCGACGCAACCGGCAGCGGCGCTCAGTTCGACTGGTATATCCTCAGCGATACGACCGATCCCGCCGTCTGGGCGCTCGAAGAAAAGTGCTTTCTGGCGCTGGCGACGACCAACACCCGGCTGTTCTATCGCCACCGCCCCGACAATCACGCCCGCAAGTCCGGCAACATCGAGGATTGGGTCAAGCGGTTCGGCGGCGGCTACGACTTCATGGTCATTCTCGACGCCGACAGCGTGATGACCGGCGACGCGCTGGTGCGGCTCGCGGCAGCGATGGAGCGGCATCCCGACGTCGGGCTGATCCAGACTCTTCCGGTCGTCGTCAATGCGCGTTCGCTGTTCGCGCGGCTGCAGCAGTTCGCCGGGCGGATGTACGGCCCGATGATCGCCGCCGGCGTGGCCTGGTGGCACGGCTCGGAAAGTAATTACTGGGGCCACAACGCGATCATCCGGGTGGCGGCGTTCGCCGCCTGCACCGGCCTGCCGAACCTGTCCGGGCGCAAGCCGTTCGGCGGCAGCATTCTCAGCCACGATTTCGTTGAAGCGGCATTGTTGCGTCGCGCCGGCTGGCGCATCCACATGGTGCCGACGCTACGCGGCAGTTACGAAGAGGTGCCGCCGACGATGCTGGATTTCGCGGCGCGTGACCGGCGCTGGTGCCAGGGCAATCTGCAGCACGCCGCGATCCTGCCGGCCCACGGCCTGCATTGGGTCTCGCGTTTGCATTTCCTCACCGGGATCGGCGCCTATATCACCGCGCCGATGTGGCTGGCCTTTCTGGTCGCCGGTATCCTGATTTCGCTGCAGGCGCAGTATGTGCGACCGGAATACTTCCCGAAGGACTTCTCGTTGTTTCCGGTCTGGCCGGCGCAGGACCCGATCCGCGCGGCCTGGGTGTTCGCCGCCACGATGGGCCTGCTGATCGTGCCGAAGCTGCTCGCGCTGATCCTGGTGCTGATCCGGCGCGACACGCGGCTGGGCTTCGGCGGCGGCTTTCGCGCTTTCGCGGGCCTGATGTTCGAAACGCTGATGTCGGGCCTCACCGCACCGGTGATGATGATCTTCCAATCTACTGCGGTCGGCCAGATCGTGATGGGTCAGGATTCCGGCTGGCAGCTTCAACATCGCGGCGACGGCTCGATCCCGTTCGGCGACGTCGCCCGCCGCTACGCGTTGCCGACGCTGATCGGCATCGCCATGGCGACCAGCGCGCTGCTGGTCTCCTGGCCGCTGTTTTGGTGGATGACCCCGGTGGTCCTCGGCCTCGTGCTGGCAATCCCTGTGGCTGCGCTCACCAATCGCTCGACGTCGGCGCGGCCCGCGCTGCTGGCAACGCCGGAGGACCTCGATCCGCCGCCGATCCTCGCCCGCGTCCGCGACATCGCCGCGACGCTGCCGGCGTCCGAGGGCGAGGACGACCCGTTGGTCGCGTTCCGGCAGAACCGTCCCCTGTTCGACCTCCACATCGCCGGCCTGTCGCACCACCCGCCGCGCGCGCGCGGCCGCGTCGATCCGAACCTGGCGCTCGCCCGCGCCATGGTCGACGACGCGGACTATTTCGAGGAGATCGTGGCCTGGCTGAACAAGCCGGAAAAACGCGCGCTGATGGGTAACGCGGACCTGCTCCGCCGTGTCGTGGCGATGCCCGCATCGCCGGAACACGCCGGCGAGTCACACTGA
- a CDS encoding L,D-transpeptidase produces MRRLQIAAAGAVVAMAALTTLAEAASTKRTRPAPTETVAPRPAGEPIMAIISIKSQQVTLYDADGWILRAPVSTGTTGRETPAGVFAILEKNRDHRSSMYDDAWMPHMQRITWNGIALHGGPLPGYAASHGCVRMPYGFAETLFDRTRIGMRVIVSPQDTAPVDISHPALLVPTPDASSAAPVRAQTLAREADEAAAAAVDAKKAAKAAAREVAPLKATLRALERAKARAEAELKRADKVLGSAKTDDARAKAETQQQKAAQRAGEAAAQLANAIADAEAKRALADSTKEAARAAETRKAETAHVALDAKLAQEPVSIYISRETQKLYVRRNTHKPAPDGGGEVFDASIEVPVTIRDPHRPIGTHIFTAMAKTDIGLRWSAVTIDEGDGARAALDRITIPKEVLDRIGPTALPRSSIVISDEPLSVETNYRTEFVAVLKDHPQGGFITRKPTPAVMVADRDDGWDDGGFGFFFQRGPEPQPRNYRQQRGGRVYPPQPTPGWGW; encoded by the coding sequence ATGCGCCGTTTGCAGATTGCAGCCGCGGGCGCTGTGGTGGCGATGGCCGCTCTGACGACCCTGGCGGAGGCTGCATCGACTAAGCGAACGCGGCCGGCCCCGACCGAGACGGTGGCGCCCCGGCCGGCCGGCGAACCGATTATGGCGATCATCTCGATCAAGTCGCAGCAGGTCACGCTGTACGACGCCGACGGCTGGATCCTGCGCGCGCCGGTCTCCACCGGCACTACGGGGCGGGAGACGCCGGCGGGCGTGTTTGCGATCCTCGAGAAAAATCGCGACCATCGTTCGAGCATGTACGACGATGCCTGGATGCCGCATATGCAGCGCATCACCTGGAACGGCATCGCGCTGCATGGCGGCCCGCTGCCGGGCTACGCCGCCTCCCATGGCTGCGTGCGGATGCCCTATGGCTTCGCGGAGACGCTGTTCGACAGGACGCGGATCGGGATGCGGGTCATCGTCTCGCCGCAGGACACGGCCCCGGTGGATATTTCGCATCCGGCGCTGCTGGTGCCGACCCCGGACGCCAGTTCAGCGGCGCCGGTGCGCGCGCAGACGCTGGCGCGTGAGGCCGATGAAGCCGCCGCCGCCGCAGTCGACGCCAAGAAGGCCGCCAAGGCTGCGGCCCGCGAGGTGGCCCCGCTGAAGGCTACGCTTCGGGCACTCGAACGGGCCAAGGCACGGGCCGAGGCGGAGCTGAAGCGTGCCGACAAAGTGCTCGGTTCCGCCAAAACCGACGACGCCCGGGCCAAGGCCGAGACGCAGCAGCAGAAGGCCGCGCAGCGGGCCGGGGAGGCTGCGGCCCAACTCGCCAATGCGATCGCGGACGCTGAAGCCAAACGGGCGCTGGCCGACAGTACCAAGGAAGCCGCCAGGGCGGCCGAGACGAGGAAGGCAGAGACGGCGCACGTCGCTCTGGACGCCAAGCTCGCGCAGGAGCCGGTCTCGATCTACATCAGCCGCGAAACGCAGAAGCTCTACGTCCGCCGCAACACCCACAAGCCCGCGCCGGACGGCGGCGGCGAGGTGTTCGACGCCAGCATCGAGGTCCCGGTCACGATCCGCGATCCGCATCGGCCGATCGGCACGCATATCTTCACCGCCATGGCGAAGACGGACATCGGGCTGCGCTGGAGCGCGGTGACGATCGACGAGGGTGACGGCGCCAGGGCGGCGCTGGATCGCATTACGATCCCGAAGGAGGTGCTCGACCGCATCGGCCCGACGGCGCTGCCGCGCAGCTCGATCGTGATTTCGGACGAGCCGCTGAGCGTCGAGACCAACTACCGCACCGAATTCGTCGCGGTCCTGAAAGACCATCCGCAGGGCGGCTTCATCACCCGCAAGCCGACACCCGCTGTCATGGTGGCCGATCGCGACGACGGTTGGGACGACGGCGGCTTCGGCTTTTTCTTTCAGCGCGGGCCGGAGCCGCAGCCGAGAAACTACCGGCAACAGCGCGGCGGCCGCGTCTACCCGCCGCAACCGACGCCGGGCTGGGGCTGGTAG
- a CDS encoding MFS transporter — protein sequence MSQGDSAVVRPSLPPALKIIALSGFAASLSARALDPVLPRIASEFSVSIATAAGLAAVTAFTFAVVQPAIGALADMFGKARLMIVCLALLGFASLLGAVSSSFEVLFLCRILAGIGAGGVFPVALGLTSDLVEPGRRQVAIGRVLGGSMTGNLLGASASGVIGDVLGWRGVLAVLGVLVIVAALAVSFGFRNKPMRPGAPMDLAALRRGYRTIFSNPNAPICFAAVLVEGTCVMGAFPFVAAFLHDQGQESLAVAGLVIAGFAVGGLLYTLTVARLLPRLGVRGMMIGGGALVGLQLAIIAFGPPWQAQAVAFVAMGMGFYMLHGCVQVFASELSETARGTAMSLHSFFFFLGQTTGPIAYGFGLAHAGKVPTMLIAAITMLALGFILAVVLRPRPPTDAVESPRPDPA from the coding sequence ATGTCGCAGGGCGACAGTGCGGTCGTTCGGCCGAGCCTGCCGCCCGCGTTGAAGATCATTGCGCTGTCGGGCTTTGCCGCTAGCCTGTCCGCCCGCGCGCTCGATCCGGTGCTGCCGCGGATCGCGTCGGAATTCTCGGTCTCGATCGCCACCGCCGCAGGTCTCGCCGCCGTGACGGCCTTCACCTTCGCGGTGGTGCAGCCGGCCATCGGTGCGCTCGCCGACATGTTCGGCAAAGCTCGACTGATGATCGTCTGCCTCGCATTGCTCGGCTTCGCGAGCCTGCTCGGCGCGGTGTCGTCGTCATTCGAGGTCCTGTTTCTGTGCCGGATTCTCGCCGGCATCGGAGCCGGCGGCGTGTTCCCGGTGGCGCTGGGGCTCACGAGCGATCTGGTCGAACCTGGGCGGCGGCAGGTCGCGATCGGGCGCGTGCTCGGCGGCTCGATGACCGGCAATCTGCTCGGCGCCTCGGCCTCCGGCGTGATCGGCGACGTGCTCGGCTGGCGCGGTGTGCTGGCCGTGCTCGGCGTCCTGGTGATCGTCGCTGCGTTGGCAGTGTCGTTCGGCTTTCGCAATAAACCGATGCGTCCTGGCGCACCGATGGATCTGGCGGCCTTACGCCGCGGCTATCGGACCATCTTCAGCAATCCGAATGCTCCGATCTGCTTCGCAGCAGTATTGGTCGAGGGGACCTGCGTGATGGGGGCGTTCCCCTTCGTCGCCGCCTTCCTGCACGATCAGGGGCAGGAATCACTGGCGGTCGCCGGGCTGGTGATCGCGGGCTTTGCTGTCGGCGGGCTGCTCTACACGCTGACCGTCGCACGACTGCTGCCACGGCTCGGCGTTCGGGGCATGATGATCGGTGGCGGCGCGCTGGTCGGCCTGCAGTTGGCGATCATCGCGTTCGGGCCCCCGTGGCAGGCCCAGGCCGTGGCGTTCGTGGCGATGGGGATGGGCTTCTACATGCTGCACGGCTGCGTGCAGGTGTTCGCCAGCGAGCTCAGTGAGACCGCGCGCGGCACCGCGATGTCGCTGCATTCGTTCTTTTTCTTCCTCGGCCAGACGACCGGCCCGATCGCCTACGGCTTCGGCCTCGCTCATGCCGGTAAAGTTCCCACGATGCTGATTGCCGCCATCACGATGCTGGCGCTGGGGTTTATTCTTGCGGTGGTGTTGCGACCGCGACCGCCGACTGATGCGGTCGAGAGCCCACGGCCGGATCCTGCGTGA
- the kdsA gene encoding 3-deoxy-8-phosphooctulonate synthase produces MNKSIAPAPVVAAGDVKFGNALPLSVIAGPCQLESRAHALEVAAALQEIGKRLGIGIVYKTSFDKANRTSAASARGIGLDGALPIFAEIRDSIGLPVLTDVHEAGQCARAAEAVDILQIPAFLCRQTDLLLAAAATGRIVNVKKGQFLAPWDMGNVVAKITSAGNPKVLVTERGVSFGYNTLVSDMRALPIMAKTTGAPVIFDATHSVQQPGGKGTSSGGEREFVPVLARAAVAVGVAGVFIETHPDPDHAPSDGPNMVPLRDFESLLRTLMEFDALAKRRSGAGTI; encoded by the coding sequence TTGAACAAAAGCATTGCACCCGCGCCTGTCGTCGCAGCGGGAGACGTCAAATTCGGCAACGCACTGCCGCTATCGGTGATCGCCGGCCCGTGCCAGCTCGAGAGCCGCGCGCATGCGCTCGAGGTCGCCGCGGCGCTGCAGGAGATCGGCAAGCGGTTGGGCATCGGCATCGTCTACAAGACGTCGTTCGACAAGGCCAATCGCACCAGCGCGGCGAGCGCGCGCGGAATCGGCCTCGACGGCGCGCTGCCGATATTCGCCGAGATCCGCGACAGCATCGGGCTGCCAGTGCTCACCGACGTTCACGAAGCCGGGCAATGCGCCCGCGCCGCGGAGGCGGTGGATATCCTGCAGATCCCGGCTTTTCTTTGCCGGCAGACCGATCTGTTGCTGGCGGCGGCTGCGACCGGCAGGATCGTCAACGTCAAGAAGGGCCAGTTCCTGGCGCCGTGGGACATGGGCAATGTCGTCGCCAAAATCACCAGCGCCGGCAACCCGAAGGTGCTGGTGACCGAGCGCGGGGTGTCTTTCGGCTACAACACGCTGGTCTCCGACATGCGCGCGCTGCCGATTATGGCCAAGACCACCGGCGCCCCGGTGATCTTCGATGCCACGCATTCGGTACAGCAGCCGGGCGGCAAGGGCACCTCGTCGGGCGGCGAACGTGAATTCGTGCCGGTGCTGGCGCGCGCCGCGGTCGCGGTCGGCGTCGCCGGTGTGTTCATCGAGACCCATCCCGATCCGGATCACGCGCCGTCCGACGGCCCCAATATGGTGCCGCTGCGCGACTTCGAGAGCCTGCTGCGCACGCTGATGGAGTTCGACGCGCTCGCCAAGCGGCGGTCCGGAGCCGGAACGATCTGA
- a CDS encoding VOC family protein, protein MPCGLDHIVHAVRDLDAAAEAYQRLGFSVGARNRHPFGTHNRIVQLDGFFVEILTVAEPENIEPHRADAFSFGAYQRDYLARREGFSMLLLASRDAEADARGFAAVGIGAGEIFSFGREGQRPDGSIVKLGFTLAFARDPLSPDAGFAACRHHHPENFWNPSFQIHANGARAAAAVVMIADNPTDHHIFLGAFTGVRDLHASSIGVIAQTERGDIDIVEPVSFRDQYGVAAAVDAEGARFAGLRIAVEETAVVERLLQQNGIGATRHIDRLVVPDVCGATLIFEQGMVR, encoded by the coding sequence ATGCCGTGCGGTCTCGACCATATCGTTCATGCAGTGCGCGACCTCGACGCCGCGGCGGAGGCTTATCAGCGGCTCGGTTTCAGCGTCGGCGCGCGCAACCGCCATCCCTTCGGCACGCACAATCGCATCGTGCAACTCGACGGCTTCTTCGTCGAAATCCTCACTGTCGCCGAACCCGAGAATATCGAACCGCATCGCGCGGACGCGTTTTCGTTCGGCGCTTACCAGCGCGACTATCTGGCGCGGCGCGAAGGCTTCTCGATGCTGCTGCTCGCAAGCCGCGACGCTGAGGCCGACGCGCGCGGCTTCGCCGCGGTCGGGATCGGCGCGGGCGAGATCTTCAGTTTCGGCCGGGAAGGGCAGCGGCCCGACGGCAGCATCGTCAAGCTCGGGTTCACGCTCGCATTCGCACGCGATCCGCTGTCGCCGGACGCGGGCTTTGCGGCGTGCCGGCATCATCATCCGGAGAACTTCTGGAATCCGTCGTTCCAGATTCACGCCAACGGCGCGCGTGCGGCGGCGGCGGTCGTGATGATTGCCGACAACCCGACTGATCACCATATCTTCCTCGGCGCCTTCACCGGGGTGCGGGATCTGCACGCGTCGTCGATCGGCGTCATTGCACAGACCGAGCGCGGCGACATCGACATCGTCGAGCCGGTGTCGTTCCGCGACCAGTACGGCGTCGCCGCCGCGGTGGATGCGGAGGGCGCGCGTTTCGCCGGATTGCGGATTGCCGTGGAGGAGACGGCCGTGGTTGAACGCCTGTTGCAGCAGAACGGGATCGGCGCGACGCGCCACATCGACCGCCTGGTCGTGCCGGATGTGTGCGGCGCGACGCTGATCTTCGAACAAGGAATGGTCCGTTGA
- a CDS encoding NIPSNAP family protein translates to MIYESRVYRCVPGRLPALLKRFETITLKMFEKHGIRQAGFFTTLVGASNQELTYFLAWESLAERERKWAAFASDPDWLAAKAETEADGQIVDTITNQLLLPTAFSAVR, encoded by the coding sequence ATGATCTACGAATCCCGGGTGTACCGCTGCGTGCCCGGCCGTCTGCCGGCGCTGCTGAAGCGGTTCGAAACCATCACGCTGAAGATGTTCGAAAAACACGGCATCCGTCAGGCCGGCTTTTTCACGACCCTGGTCGGCGCGTCGAACCAGGAGCTGACTTATTTTCTCGCTTGGGAGAGCCTCGCCGAGCGCGAGCGGAAATGGGCCGCGTTCGCGTCCGACCCGGACTGGCTGGCCGCCAAGGCGGAGACCGAGGCCGACGGCCAGATCGTCGACACCATCACCAATCAGCTGCTGCTGCCGACCGCGTTCTCGGCCGTCAGGTAA
- a CDS encoding class I SAM-dependent methyltransferase, which yields MNERWDTIISLLQEQSFADAMASLDAISHDDPIDVDAYLLRAVAQKQLGLTKDAEIELWRALVVDPCAAGVRAALGDLFVEDLTQPGHPHDFQLDSGERQTSPQIDMIRRDHSARYEFAAHWLRAHLQPPRDTTGLDMFCGNGYGARILADRCGARIVGIDGSAPAVALAETAYGGHRVVFRQACFPFELTRNAADFAVCFESLEHVEDCDDFLRQVGAATRGPILLSFPLESGLPFAVNRDLFRFHFRHFKADEIAERLLRLTGRRVIEMRGQIVYRIEKGRMSGLLDPSQMELTRLEDDSQFGIVIAI from the coding sequence ATGAACGAGCGCTGGGACACGATCATCTCGCTGCTGCAGGAGCAGAGCTTCGCCGACGCCATGGCCAGCCTCGATGCGATCTCCCATGATGACCCAATCGACGTCGACGCCTATCTCCTGCGCGCCGTGGCGCAGAAGCAGCTCGGGCTCACGAAGGATGCTGAAATCGAACTCTGGCGCGCGCTGGTCGTCGATCCCTGTGCCGCAGGGGTTCGGGCGGCGCTGGGCGATCTCTTCGTGGAGGATCTGACCCAGCCCGGCCATCCGCATGACTTTCAGCTCGATAGCGGCGAGCGTCAGACCAGCCCACAGATCGACATGATCCGGCGCGATCACAGCGCGCGCTACGAGTTCGCTGCGCATTGGCTGCGAGCCCATCTGCAACCGCCACGCGACACCACCGGATTGGATATGTTCTGCGGCAACGGTTACGGCGCGCGGATCCTCGCCGATCGCTGCGGTGCGCGGATCGTCGGGATCGACGGCTCGGCGCCGGCGGTCGCCCTCGCAGAGACGGCCTATGGCGGCCACCGTGTGGTCTTCCGGCAGGCCTGTTTCCCGTTCGAGCTGACGAGAAACGCCGCCGACTTCGCTGTCTGCTTCGAATCCCTCGAGCACGTCGAGGATTGCGATGATTTCCTCCGGCAAGTGGGCGCCGCGACACGAGGGCCGATACTGCTGTCGTTTCCGCTCGAAAGTGGACTACCCTTCGCCGTCAACCGCGACCTGTTCCGGTTTCACTTCCGGCACTTCAAGGCGGACGAAATCGCCGAGAGGCTGCTGCGGCTGACCGGCCGGCGCGTCATCGAGATGCGCGGGCAGATCGTCTATCGGATCGAGAAGGGCCGTATGAGCGGTCTGCTGGACCCATCACAGATGGAACTGACGCGCCTCGAGGACGACAGCCAGTTCGGGATCGTGATCGCAATCTGA
- a CDS encoding PAAR domain-containing protein, with protein sequence MLLQIGLLLVVSGSASAQTPGVVTGGSDNVIVNGKPAARAGDTTSDGAIVEGSTNVFISGKPAAVVGGRTNCGGVVVGGGSNVFINGKPMARAGDSTAGCPK encoded by the coding sequence ATGCTGTTGCAGATCGGGCTCCTGCTGGTGGTGAGCGGCTCGGCGTCGGCGCAGACGCCAGGCGTGGTCACCGGCGGTAGCGACAATGTCATCGTCAACGGCAAGCCGGCGGCACGCGCAGGCGACACCACGTCGGACGGGGCCATCGTCGAAGGTTCGACGAACGTGTTCATCAGCGGCAAACCCGCCGCAGTGGTCGGCGGTCGAACCAATTGCGGCGGCGTGGTGGTCGGCGGCGGCAGCAACGTCTTCATCAACGGCAAGCCGATGGCACGCGCGGGCGATTCCACGGCGGGCTGCCCGAAGTGA